Proteins encoded by one window of Bacillus sp. DTU_2020_1000418_1_SI_GHA_SEK_038:
- a CDS encoding YbaB/EbfC family nucleoid-associated protein gives MRGMGNMQNMMKQMQKMQKKMAEAQEKLGEERIEGTAGGGMVSVIVSGHKEVLEVNIKEEVVDPEDIEMLQDLVLAATNEALKKADELTNNTMGQFTKGMNLPGMF, from the coding sequence ATGCGTGGAATGGGAAATATGCAAAATATGATGAAACAAATGCAAAAGATGCAAAAGAAAATGGCCGAAGCTCAGGAGAAGCTTGGTGAAGAAAGAATCGAAGGGACTGCTGGCGGCGGAATGGTTTCTGTCATTGTTTCTGGCCATAAAGAAGTCCTCGAAGTAAACATCAAAGAAGAAGTAGTAGATCCAGAGGATATCGAAATGTTACAAGACCTTGTATTAGCTGCAACGAACGAGGCTCTTAAAAAGGCAGATGAATTAACAAATAACACGATGGGCCAATTCACTAAAGGGATGAATCTGCCTGGAATGTTCTAA
- the dnaX gene encoding DNA polymerase III subunit gamma/tau, which yields MSYQALYRVWRPQSFIDVVGQEHVTKTLQNALLQEKISHAYLFSGPRGTGKTSAAKILAKAVNCERAPVNEPCNECPTCKGITDGSIQDVIEIDAASNNGVEEIRDIRDKVKYAPNIARYKVYIVDEVHMLSIGAFNALLKTLEEPPKHVIFILATTEPHKIPLTIISRCQRFDFKRITAQAIVGRMKLIVEETGVKCEEQALHVIARAAEGGMRDALSLLDQAISFSQDEVTTDDALTVTGAVSQGFLNKLASAVMERNAAAGLEFLEELLFQGKDPARFVEDFILYYRDMLLFKAAPKLEESLEKVMLDEEFQQLAEKIQPEELYELIEVLNKAQQEMRWTNHPRIFLEVAIVKVCQLDRKGSTAAGGDLQPLLQKIEHLENEISLLKRQGVVIQDEGQPAVQKKAQRSSRKGFQAPTGKVNEILKQATKNDLMAIKSNWGEMLNRLAHNQMRSQAALLNEAEPVAASSTAFIIKFKYEIHCQMAMDNTRFLDTLSNVMYELLGKRMQLVGIPDEQWQKVREDFLNSQQDNGVNEEHSNEEEPLIAEAKKLFGDDLVEITD from the coding sequence ATGAGTTATCAGGCTTTATATCGTGTTTGGCGTCCTCAAAGCTTTATTGATGTTGTCGGACAGGAGCATGTAACGAAAACATTGCAAAACGCCCTGCTTCAGGAAAAAATCTCGCATGCCTATCTGTTTTCTGGGCCCCGCGGCACTGGGAAAACAAGTGCGGCAAAGATTTTGGCTAAGGCAGTCAACTGTGAGAGGGCACCAGTAAACGAACCTTGTAATGAATGCCCTACTTGTAAAGGGATAACAGACGGATCTATCCAGGATGTCATTGAAATTGATGCCGCATCTAATAACGGCGTTGAAGAAATTAGGGACATTCGGGACAAGGTTAAATATGCACCAAACATTGCAAGGTATAAAGTCTATATTGTCGATGAAGTTCATATGCTATCCATTGGAGCTTTTAATGCCTTATTGAAAACACTTGAGGAGCCTCCGAAGCATGTTATCTTTATTTTAGCAACAACTGAGCCCCATAAGATTCCGCTTACGATTATTTCAAGATGCCAGCGATTTGATTTTAAACGCATTACAGCACAAGCAATTGTAGGCAGAATGAAGCTCATTGTCGAAGAGACTGGCGTCAAATGTGAGGAACAGGCATTGCATGTGATTGCGAGAGCAGCAGAGGGCGGCATGCGTGATGCATTAAGTTTACTTGATCAGGCTATTTCATTTAGCCAAGATGAAGTGACGACAGATGATGCTTTAACTGTGACAGGAGCTGTTTCGCAAGGTTTTTTAAATAAACTGGCTTCTGCAGTTATGGAAAGGAATGCGGCAGCGGGTCTGGAATTCTTGGAGGAACTTCTCTTCCAAGGGAAGGATCCTGCACGATTTGTTGAAGACTTTATCCTATATTATCGAGACATGCTTCTCTTTAAGGCAGCCCCTAAATTGGAGGAATCGCTGGAAAAAGTTATGTTGGATGAAGAATTCCAACAGCTTGCCGAAAAAATTCAGCCAGAAGAGCTGTATGAATTAATAGAAGTACTGAATAAAGCACAGCAGGAAATGCGCTGGACGAATCATCCGAGGATTTTTCTTGAGGTGGCAATCGTTAAGGTTTGCCAGCTTGATAGAAAAGGATCGACTGCAGCCGGCGGAGACCTTCAGCCGCTTCTGCAAAAGATAGAACATTTAGAGAATGAAATCAGCCTTTTGAAGCGCCAGGGTGTTGTGATTCAAGATGAAGGTCAGCCTGCCGTTCAGAAAAAGGCACAAAGAAGCTCTCGTAAAGGCTTTCAAGCACCAACAGGGAAGGTTAACGAAATATTAAAGCAAGCTACAAAAAATGATTTAATGGCGATAAAAAGCAATTGGGGTGAAATGTTAAACAGGCTGGCTCATAATCAAATGAGGTCCCAAGCTGCTTTGCTAAATGAAGCGGAGCCTGTTGCCGCATCTTCTACAGCCTTTATCATTAAATTTAAATATGAAATTCATTGTCAAATGGCAATGGATAATACGAGATTTCTCGACACCTTATCCAATGTCATGTATGAGCTCTTAGGAAAACGAATGCAGCTCGTTGGAATTCCTGATGAACAATGGCAGAAAGTCAGAGAAGATTTTCTCAACAGCCAGCAAGATAATGGAGTCAACGAAGAACATTCGAATGAGGAAGAGCCGTTAATTGCCGAAGCGAAAAAATTATTTGGTGATGATTTAGTAGAAATAACAGACTAA
- a CDS encoding glycoside hydrolase family 18 protein, translating into MQIHVVQENQTLTSIARAYGSTANDIAEANEIPNPNNLVVGQTLVIPIVGQFYTVQSGDSLYSISRKFGLSYQELASVNRISVNTPLQVGFRLYIPPRPKQQAEFNAYVEPRGTTVAPNLETSAREAAPYLTYLAPFSFQALRDGSLKEPLLNNFPAIARANRNVLMMVITNQENDQFSDELGRILLNDIPIQDKFLNNIVATAKKYGFRDIHFDFEYLRPADREAYNRFLRKAKARFQQEGWLLSTALAPKTSAGQKGRWYEAHDYKAHGEIVDFVVIMTYEWGYSGGPAMAVSPIGPVRNVLEYAISEIPSNKILMGQNLYGYDWTLPFVQGSFARAVSPQQAIQLAADNNVPIQYDTKAQAPFFTYTDNEGKKHEVWFEDARSIQAKFDLIKELKLRGMSYWKLGLSFPQNWLLITENFNVVKRP; encoded by the coding sequence TTGCAAATTCATGTTGTTCAAGAAAACCAAACCTTAACAAGTATTGCGCGTGCCTATGGATCGACCGCTAATGATATAGCTGAAGCTAATGAAATTCCTAATCCTAATAATTTAGTGGTTGGTCAAACCCTAGTAATTCCCATTGTCGGCCAATTTTACACGGTCCAAAGCGGGGATAGTCTATATTCAATTTCAAGGAAATTTGGTCTTTCCTACCAGGAACTTGCTTCAGTCAACCGTATTTCTGTAAACACTCCGCTTCAGGTCGGATTTAGACTTTATATTCCGCCCCGTCCAAAACAGCAGGCTGAATTTAATGCGTATGTAGAACCAAGGGGCACAACGGTAGCACCCAATTTAGAAACTAGTGCAAGAGAAGCCGCTCCTTATTTGACCTATTTAGCTCCTTTTAGCTTTCAGGCGCTTCGTGATGGGTCCCTGAAAGAGCCATTATTAAATAATTTTCCAGCCATTGCCCGCGCAAACAGAAATGTTTTAATGATGGTTATTACAAATCAAGAGAATGATCAATTTAGTGATGAACTAGGTCGAATTTTGCTTAATGATATTCCCATTCAAGACAAATTTTTAAATAATATTGTGGCAACTGCTAAAAAATATGGCTTCCGGGATATTCATTTCGATTTCGAATACTTACGCCCAGCGGATCGCGAAGCATACAATCGTTTTCTTAGGAAAGCCAAAGCTAGGTTTCAACAAGAAGGCTGGCTGCTCTCAACCGCACTCGCCCCAAAAACAAGCGCAGGGCAAAAAGGCCGCTGGTATGAAGCCCATGATTATAAAGCACACGGCGAAATCGTTGACTTCGTTGTCATCATGACCTATGAATGGGGCTATAGCGGCGGACCAGCCATGGCTGTTTCTCCGATTGGACCCGTTCGGAATGTATTAGAGTATGCAATATCTGAAATTCCTTCTAACAAAATATTGATGGGTCAAAACCTTTACGGCTATGACTGGACACTGCCATTTGTTCAAGGTTCCTTCGCTCGAGCAGTGAGCCCTCAGCAGGCCATACAGCTTGCCGCGGACAACAACGTCCCTATCCAGTATGACACAAAAGCTCAGGCACCATTTTTTACCTATACCGACAATGAAGGTAAGAAACATGAAGTCTGGTTTGAGGACGCCCGCTCCATTCAGGCAAAATTTGATTTGATTAAAGAATTGAAGTTAAGGGGAATGAGCTATTGGAAGCTTGGCCTTTCTTTTCCGCAAAACTGGCTATTGATCACAGAGAATTTTAATGTTGTAAAAAGACCTTAA
- the guaB gene encoding IMP dehydrogenase, which yields MWESKFVKEGLTFDDVLLVPSKSEVLPRDVSLSVQLAEKIKLNIPIISAGMDTVTEAEMAIAMARQGGLGVIHKNMTIEQQAEQVDKVKRSESGVITDPFFLTPEQQVYDAEHLMGKYRISGVPIVNNGEEQKLVGILTNRDLRFISDYSIIISDVMTKENLVTAPVGTTLEEAESILQKHKIEKLPLVDSEGILKGLITIKDIEKVIEFPNSAKDDQGRLLVGAAVGVTKDTMMRVAMLVKSQVDVIVVDTAHGHSKGVLDTVREIRNTYPNLAIIAGNVATAEGTKDLIEAGADIVKVGIGPGSICTTRVVAGVGVPQITAVYDCATEARKHGKSIIADGGIKYSGDVVKALAAGGHAVMLGSLLAGVSESPGETEIFQGRRFKVYRGMGSVAAMEKGSKDRYFQEDNKKFVPEGIEGRLPYKGPLADTIYQLVGGLRSGMGYCGTKDLTELREKSQFVRMTGAGLKESHPHDVQITKEAPNYSFS from the coding sequence ATGTGGGAAAGTAAGTTTGTAAAAGAAGGTTTAACGTTTGATGATGTATTGCTTGTTCCTTCAAAATCAGAGGTTCTTCCACGTGATGTAAGTTTAAGTGTTCAGTTAGCAGAAAAGATTAAGCTTAATATTCCAATCATCAGTGCAGGGATGGATACTGTAACTGAAGCGGAAATGGCTATTGCGATGGCTCGACAAGGTGGATTGGGTGTCATTCATAAAAATATGACGATTGAGCAGCAGGCTGAGCAAGTCGATAAAGTGAAGCGCTCTGAAAGCGGCGTTATTACAGACCCATTTTTCCTTACCCCAGAACAACAAGTATATGATGCAGAGCATTTAATGGGGAAATACCGAATTTCAGGTGTACCTATCGTAAATAATGGTGAAGAGCAAAAACTTGTTGGGATTTTAACAAACCGAGATCTTCGATTTATTTCGGATTATTCGATTATTATTTCTGATGTTATGACAAAGGAAAACCTTGTCACTGCACCTGTGGGAACTACTTTAGAAGAAGCAGAGAGCATTCTGCAAAAGCATAAAATTGAAAAGCTCCCGCTTGTGGACAGTGAAGGGATCCTAAAAGGTTTAATTACGATAAAAGATATTGAAAAAGTGATTGAGTTTCCAAATTCGGCTAAAGATGATCAGGGCCGCTTATTAGTTGGAGCTGCTGTTGGTGTAACGAAAGATACAATGATGCGTGTCGCAATGCTTGTAAAATCTCAAGTGGATGTTATTGTAGTGGATACTGCACACGGACATTCAAAAGGCGTATTAGATACTGTTCGTGAAATAAGAAACACTTACCCAAATCTAGCGATCATTGCTGGAAATGTTGCAACTGCAGAAGGCACAAAGGATTTAATTGAAGCAGGAGCAGATATTGTCAAAGTAGGAATTGGACCTGGCTCCATTTGTACAACTCGAGTGGTTGCAGGAGTAGGCGTCCCTCAAATTACAGCCGTGTATGATTGTGCTACTGAGGCAAGAAAGCATGGAAAGTCAATTATTGCTGACGGTGGAATTAAATATTCAGGTGATGTAGTAAAAGCTCTTGCTGCTGGTGGACATGCCGTTATGCTTGGCAGCCTATTAGCAGGAGTATCCGAAAGTCCAGGGGAAACAGAAATCTTCCAAGGTCGCCGCTTTAAGGTTTACCGCGGAATGGGTTCTGTTGCTGCGATGGAAAAGGGTTCAAAGGATCGTTATTTCCAAGAAGATAATAAGAAATTTGTGCCGGAGGGAATTGAAGGCCGCCTTCCATATAAAGGGCCTTTAGCAGATACAATTTATCAGCTTGTGGGCGGTCTGCGTTCAGGTATGGGGTATTGTGGAACAAAGGATTTAACGGAATTAAGAGAGAAATCACAATTTGTAAGGATGACTGGTGCTGGATTAAAGGAAAGCCATCCGCATGATGTCCAAATAACAAAAGAAGCACCAAACTATTCTTTTTCATAA
- a CDS encoding deoxynucleoside kinase, with the protein MILRNKYGIPSNAVITIAGTVGVGKSTMTNALAKALHFRTSFEKVDTNPYLDKFYADFERWSFHLQIYFLAERFKEQKRIFEYGGGFIQDRSIYEDTGIFAKMHYEKGTMSKVDYETYTSLFEAMVMTPYFPHPDLLIYLEGSLDDILSRIHERGRPMEQQTPIEYWKEMHKRYEDWINSFNACPVLRLNINDYDIIDDESSVEPILERISEFMKQTQLLKK; encoded by the coding sequence ATGATTCTTCGAAACAAATATGGAATCCCTTCAAATGCAGTCATCACGATTGCCGGAACGGTTGGAGTGGGAAAATCGACAATGACCAATGCCCTTGCAAAGGCTCTACACTTTCGCACATCCTTTGAAAAAGTGGATACCAATCCTTATTTAGATAAATTTTATGCGGATTTTGAACGCTGGAGCTTTCATCTGCAAATTTATTTTCTGGCTGAACGTTTTAAAGAACAAAAACGAATTTTTGAGTATGGCGGCGGTTTTATTCAAGATCGATCCATTTATGAGGACACTGGGATCTTTGCGAAAATGCATTATGAAAAAGGCACCATGTCCAAGGTCGATTACGAAACCTATACTAGCCTATTTGAGGCGATGGTCATGACTCCTTATTTCCCGCATCCGGACTTGCTTATTTATCTAGAAGGCTCCCTAGATGATATTTTATCGCGAATCCATGAACGAGGACGCCCAATGGAGCAGCAGACACCAATTGAGTATTGGAAGGAAATGCATAAGCGTTACGAGGATTGGATTAACTCCTTTAACGCTTGTCCTGTCCTTCGATTGAACATCAATGATTATGATATTATTGATGATGAAAGCTCAGTTGAACCGATTCTTGAACGGATTTCAGAGTTCATGAAGCAAACTCAATTATTAAAAAAATAG
- the serS gene encoding serine--tRNA ligase, with product MLDIKYLRANFEDVKKKLEHRGEDLTDLGKFEDLDTKRRDLIVKAEQLKSRRNEVSQQVAILKRDKQDADHLIAEMREVGDQIKELDDDLRTVEEELDQLLLSIPNIPHESVPVGETEDDNVEAWKWGEVRQFDFEPKPHWEVADQLNILDFERAGKVTGSRFVFYKGLGARLERALFNFMLDLHTEEHGFTEVLPPYLVNRASMTGTGQLPKFEEDAFLIENEDYFLIPTAEVPVTNMHREEILSAEDLPINYAAFSACFRSEAGSAGRDTRGLIRQHQFNKVELVKFVKPEESYDELEKLTKNAEKVLQLLGLPYRVMSMCTGDLGFTAAKKYDIEVWIPSYNTYREISSCSNFEAFQARRANIRFRREAKGKPEHVHTLNGSGLAIGRTVAALLENYQQEDGSVVIPEVLRPYMGNRDVIKPD from the coding sequence ATGTTAGATATTAAGTATTTAAGAGCTAATTTTGAAGATGTGAAAAAGAAGCTGGAGCATCGAGGCGAGGATTTAACGGATCTTGGGAAATTTGAAGATCTTGATACGAAACGACGGGATTTGATTGTGAAAGCTGAACAGCTGAAAAGCAGACGGAATGAAGTTTCTCAGCAGGTTGCAATTTTAAAGCGTGATAAACAAGACGCGGATCATTTAATTGCTGAAATGCGAGAGGTTGGAGATCAAATTAAAGAGCTTGATGATGATCTGCGCACGGTTGAAGAGGAATTAGATCAACTATTGCTTAGCATTCCAAATATTCCGCATGAAAGTGTCCCAGTTGGAGAAACTGAAGACGACAATGTGGAAGCGTGGAAGTGGGGAGAGGTTAGACAGTTTGACTTTGAACCGAAGCCGCACTGGGAAGTGGCGGATCAGTTGAATATTCTTGATTTTGAACGTGCTGGGAAGGTGACAGGAAGCCGATTTGTATTTTACAAAGGACTCGGTGCACGCCTTGAACGTGCTTTATTCAACTTTATGCTTGATCTTCACACAGAGGAGCATGGCTTTACAGAGGTATTGCCGCCTTATTTAGTCAATCGTGCAAGTATGACAGGTACTGGCCAGCTTCCGAAGTTCGAGGAGGATGCTTTCCTTATCGAAAATGAGGACTATTTCTTAATTCCAACAGCGGAAGTGCCAGTAACGAATATGCACAGAGAAGAAATCTTAAGCGCAGAGGATCTTCCGATTAATTATGCTGCATTTAGTGCTTGCTTCCGTTCTGAAGCAGGATCAGCTGGACGTGATACGAGAGGGCTTATTCGCCAGCACCAATTTAATAAGGTGGAGCTTGTTAAATTCGTAAAGCCTGAAGAATCTTATGATGAATTAGAAAAGCTGACAAAAAATGCCGAGAAGGTTTTGCAGCTATTAGGCCTTCCATACCGTGTGATGAGCATGTGTACGGGTGATCTTGGCTTCACGGCTGCGAAAAAGTATGATATTGAAGTGTGGATTCCAAGCTATAACACTTACAGAGAGATTTCTTCTTGCAGTAACTTTGAAGCTTTCCAAGCAAGACGTGCGAACATCCGTTTCCGCCGTGAAGCAAAGGGTAAACCTGAGCATGTGCATACACTAAATGGATCTGGCCTTGCAATCGGCCGCACCGTTGCAGCTCTGTTGGAAAACTATCAGCAGGAAGATGGCAGTGTCGTGATTCCAGAAGTACTGCGTCCGTATATGGGCAATAGGGATGTTATTAAACCGGATTAA
- a CDS encoding YaaC family protein: protein MNDYKDWDSFLYYFSASSSQSFLKKCYHLQHLDSAEQKSYENSYPFIYYLEHGQIYYKQAELAPLLIKPILLFYGLVHLIKACILTVDPNYPETTTVLAHGVSTRKRKKQQYHFFQDEVKIQKSGLYPYMGEKLFHMKHLEGEKTNMRELLAQIPELNQMFIQTEGKQTFFQMKHQDQTYMLPKDILDSFHMTEARFIEYWKNETSSDIQLQGSNEQYIQFKIGSTGLNDCLPIKYNFENGQHYFPRTKNSLNLYPELLIHYLLLYNLSMIARYETEWWSELIKMMPNQDFPFIQAFLNITAKKGPFLIYQTLSKEK from the coding sequence ATGAATGACTACAAAGATTGGGATTCATTTTTATATTATTTTTCGGCAAGTTCCTCACAGTCCTTTCTAAAAAAGTGCTATCATCTTCAACATTTAGATTCAGCAGAACAAAAAAGTTATGAAAATAGCTACCCATTTATATATTATCTTGAACATGGACAAATTTATTACAAACAAGCTGAACTTGCTCCACTTTTAATTAAGCCAATCCTTTTATTTTATGGGCTGGTTCATCTAATAAAAGCTTGTATTTTAACTGTCGATCCTAATTATCCTGAAACAACCACTGTTCTTGCACATGGAGTCTCAACAAGGAAAAGGAAAAAGCAGCAATATCACTTTTTCCAAGATGAGGTAAAAATCCAGAAAAGCGGACTTTATCCATATATGGGGGAAAAACTGTTTCACATGAAACATTTAGAGGGCGAAAAAACGAATATGCGGGAGTTACTCGCACAGATTCCTGAACTTAATCAAATGTTTATACAAACAGAGGGAAAACAAACATTTTTTCAAATGAAGCATCAGGATCAAACTTACATGTTACCAAAGGATATTTTAGACTCCTTTCATATGACTGAAGCACGCTTTATAGAGTATTGGAAAAATGAGACTTCATCCGATATACAACTACAGGGATCAAATGAACAATATATTCAATTTAAGATTGGCTCAACTGGCCTAAACGATTGCCTCCCTATCAAATATAATTTTGAAAATGGACAACACTATTTCCCTAGAACAAAAAATAGTTTAAATCTTTATCCGGAATTATTAATCCATTATTTATTGCTATATAATTTAAGCATGATTGCCCGGTATGAAACAGAATGGTGGAGCGAATTAATTAAAATGATGCCAAATCAGGATTTCCCTTTTATCCAGGCTTTTTTAAATATAACTGCTAAAAAGGGGCCATTTTTAATTTATCAAACCTTATCGAAAGAAAAATAA
- a CDS encoding D-alanyl-D-alanine carboxypeptidase family protein, translating to MVIGLFPSLNRAYAEDFLNVNGDAAILVEAETGKVLYSKNADQVLGIASMTKMMTEYLLLEAIKEGRVKWDQEYSVSEYVWKISHDRDLSNVPLRRDGKYNIRELYQAMTIYSANGATIAIAETLAGSEENFVKMMNKKAEELGLKDFKFVNSSGLNNKHLKGFHHTGTEDEENVMSARATAKLASYLLNDYPEVLETTTIPKMTFREGTEDAIDMQNWNWMLPSLVYGFEGVDGLKTGTTEFAGYCFTGTAIRNGTRYITVIMNAKDESGKGTYKSRFDETKKMFNYAFSNFGKEELVPANHQVKGQKTLPVIKGKEDKVKIETKDPITMVVKNGEKENYKTKLVLDKEKLNNKGELTAPVKEGEKVGTLTIESSNEGDLEFLSEEGKSRIQVDVVAAEDIEKANWFVLMMRGIGSFFGNVFGGISSTVKGWF from the coding sequence ATGGTAATAGGCCTTTTTCCTAGCTTAAATAGAGCCTATGCAGAAGATTTTTTAAATGTTAATGGCGATGCTGCTATTTTAGTAGAAGCAGAGACAGGTAAAGTACTTTATTCTAAAAACGCCGACCAAGTTCTTGGTATCGCTAGTATGACAAAAATGATGACTGAGTATCTTCTTCTGGAAGCGATTAAAGAAGGAAGAGTGAAATGGGACCAAGAATATTCCGTCAGCGAGTATGTCTGGAAGATTTCACATGATAGGGATTTATCCAATGTACCTTTGCGCAGAGATGGAAAATATAATATTCGTGAACTGTACCAAGCAATGACGATTTACTCGGCAAATGGTGCGACGATTGCCATTGCAGAAACGCTTGCGGGTTCTGAAGAGAACTTTGTAAAAATGATGAATAAAAAGGCAGAAGAACTAGGGTTAAAAGATTTCAAGTTTGTTAACTCATCTGGCTTAAATAATAAACATTTAAAAGGATTCCACCATACTGGGACAGAAGATGAAGAGAATGTGATGTCTGCAAGAGCTACTGCAAAGCTAGCTTCTTATTTGCTTAATGACTACCCAGAAGTGTTAGAAACGACAACTATTCCGAAAATGACCTTCAGAGAAGGCACAGAAGATGCGATTGACATGCAAAACTGGAACTGGATGCTTCCTAGTCTTGTATATGGCTTTGAGGGCGTAGATGGCCTAAAAACAGGAACAACGGAGTTTGCAGGCTATTGCTTTACAGGAACAGCTATTAGAAATGGCACACGTTATATCACTGTTATTATGAATGCCAAGGATGAAAGCGGTAAGGGTACATATAAATCCCGCTTTGATGAAACAAAGAAAATGTTTAATTATGCGTTTAGTAATTTTGGCAAAGAAGAGCTAGTACCAGCTAATCACCAAGTGAAGGGTCAAAAGACTTTACCTGTTATTAAAGGAAAAGAAGACAAGGTGAAGATTGAAACAAAGGATCCAATCACAATGGTCGTGAAAAATGGCGAAAAAGAAAACTATAAGACAAAGCTAGTTTTGGATAAAGAAAAGCTAAATAATAAAGGGGAATTAACGGCGCCAGTTAAAGAAGGGGAAAAGGTCGGAACTTTAACGATTGAATCTTCTAATGAAGGTGACTTAGAATTTTTATCTGAAGAAGGAAAAAGTAGAATTCAAGTAGATGTTGTTGCAGCTGAAGATATTGAAAAGGCGAACTGGTTTGTTTTAATGATGCGTGGAATCGGCAGCTTTTTCGGGAATGTCTTTGGGGGCATCTCTTCAACTGTAAAAGGTTGGTTTTAG
- a CDS encoding deoxynucleoside kinase, giving the protein MGATPFITVEGPIGVGKTSLAKAISDHFEFALLKEIVDENPFLGKFYENIEEWSFQTEMFFLCNRYKQLADIQNHFLKKDKPVVADYHIFKNLIFAGRSLNTQEYEKYEKIYGILTKDMPKPNVVIYLHASLETILSRIRLRGRDIEKNISPLYLEQLSIDYDKAISEFESQHPEVSVLRFNGDHLDFVKNQDDLQKIIDTLSITLIKGSMQS; this is encoded by the coding sequence ATGGGAGCAACCCCTTTCATCACGGTTGAGGGACCAATAGGCGTTGGGAAAACATCACTGGCCAAGGCCATTTCCGATCATTTCGAATTTGCTCTACTGAAAGAAATAGTAGATGAAAATCCGTTTTTAGGTAAATTCTATGAAAACATCGAAGAATGGAGTTTTCAAACTGAAATGTTTTTCCTCTGCAACCGCTATAAGCAACTAGCTGATATTCAGAACCATTTCCTGAAGAAAGATAAGCCAGTCGTTGCAGATTATCATATATTTAAAAATCTTATTTTTGCCGGACGATCATTAAATACACAGGAATACGAAAAATATGAAAAAATTTACGGTATCCTAACAAAAGATATGCCAAAGCCCAATGTAGTGATTTATCTTCATGCAAGTCTTGAAACGATTTTAAGTCGTATTCGCCTAAGAGGAAGGGATATTGAAAAGAATATTAGCCCTTTGTATTTAGAGCAGTTATCTATTGACTATGACAAGGCGATTAGCGAATTCGAATCTCAGCACCCAGAGGTTTCAGTTCTGCGCTTCAATGGCGACCATTTAGACTTTGTAAAAAATCAAGACGATCTTCAAAAGATCATTGACACTTTATCTATCACATTAATTAAAGGGAGCATGCAATCATGA
- the tadA gene encoding tRNA adenosine(34) deaminase TadA gives MDLQMVQSDEVYMQEAIKEAKKAEQIKEVPIGAIIVLNGEIIARAHNLRESNQNAISHAELLAIDKACQQLGTWRLENAILYVTLEPCPMCAGAIILSRIKKVVYGAKDPKGGCAGTFMNLLQDERFNHQSEVVTGVLEEECGELLSSFFRNLRDRRKKEKKQRKQSQLDNHTGIVSE, from the coding sequence ATGGATTTGCAAATGGTACAATCTGATGAAGTATATATGCAAGAAGCGATAAAAGAGGCAAAAAAGGCTGAACAAATAAAGGAAGTCCCGATTGGGGCAATCATTGTACTAAACGGGGAAATCATCGCAAGGGCCCATAATTTGAGGGAATCCAATCAAAATGCGATCTCGCATGCAGAGTTACTTGCAATTGATAAGGCATGCCAGCAGCTTGGCACGTGGAGGCTTGAGAATGCCATTCTTTATGTTACCCTTGAGCCATGCCCAATGTGCGCCGGAGCCATTATTCTTTCTCGGATAAAAAAGGTTGTATACGGTGCAAAGGATCCGAAGGGCGGCTGTGCAGGCACTTTTATGAATCTTTTGCAAGATGAGCGATTCAATCATCAGAGTGAGGTAGTAACAGGAGTTCTTGAAGAAGAGTGCGGTGAATTACTGTCATCTTTCTTCCGAAATTTGCGAGACCGAAGAAAAAAAGAGAAGAAACAAAGGAAACAATCACAGTTGGATAATCATACAGGAATTGTCAGCGAATAG